A stretch of the Cygnus olor isolate bCygOlo1 chromosome 25, bCygOlo1.pri.v2, whole genome shotgun sequence genome encodes the following:
- the MSL1 gene encoding male-specific lethal 1 homolog, producing MGAGGGSPGQAACLRQILLLQLDLIEQQQQQLQAKEKEIEELKAERDTLLARIERMERRVQLVKKDTEREKHRIFQGFEADEKAEAEACEKLPLECPQDLLEPSQTLQPKHFPYGRNGKGHKRKPPFGSTERKTPVKKLVSEFSKVKSKTLKHSPGKEESSGSLSETVCKRELRSQETPEKNRALLETPLRPSAPLKGPGSQPKEKGFFSEIEDLPYLSTTEMYLCRWHQPPPSPLPLREPSPKKEETVAIPSWRDHVVEPLRDPNPSDVLENLDDSVFSKRHAKLELDEKRRKRWDIQRIREQRILQRLQLRMYKRKGIQESEPEVTSFFPEPDDVESLLITPYLPVVAFGRPLPKLTPQNFELPWLDERSRCRLEVQKKQTPHRTCRK from the exons ATgggggccggcggcggctcGCCGGGGCAGGCCGCCTGCCTGCGGCAgatcctgctgctccagctggaccTCatcgagcagcagcagcagcagctgcaggccaAGGAGAAGGAGATCGAGGAGCTCAAGGCCGAGCGGGACACG CTCCTGGCGCGGATCGAGCGCATGGAGAGGCGAGTGCAGCTGGTGAAGAAGGACACGGAGAGGGAGAAGCACCGCATCTTCCAGGGCTTCGAGGCGGACGAGAAGGCCGAGGCCGAGGCGTGCGAGAAGCTGCCGCTGGAGTGCCCGCAGGACCTGCTGGAGCCCTCGcagaccctgcagcccaagCACTTCCCCTACGGCAGGAACGGGAAGGGGCACAAAAG GAAGCCGCCGTTCGGGAGCACGGAGAGGAAGACCCCCGTTAAAAAACTGGTGTCCGAGTTCTCGAAGGTGAAGAGTAAAACTCTGAAGCACTCCCCGGGGAAAGAGGAGTCGAGCGGCTCTTTGTCCGAAACTGTTTGCAAACGGGAACTGCGGAGCCAAGAGACTCCGGAAAAAAACAGGGCGCTGCTGGAGACCCCGCTCAGACCCTCGGCGCCCCTGAAGGGCCCCGGCAGCCAGCCCAAGGAGAAGGGCTTCTTCAGCGAGATCGAGGACCTGCCCTACCTTTCAACCACGGAAATGTACTTGTGCCGCTGGCATCAGCCCCCCCCGTCACCGTTGCCGTTACGAGAGCCCTCCCCAAAGAAAGAGGAGACTGTAGCAA TTCCATCTTGGAGGGACCATGTCGTGGAGCCCCTGCGAGACCCCAACCCCTCAGACGTCCTGGAG AACCTCGATGACAGCGTGTTTTCCAAGCGGCATGCGAAACTGGAGCTGGATGAGAAACGGAGAAAAAG GTGGGACATCCAGAGGATCAGGGAACAACGAATCCTACAGCGCCTGCAGCTCAGAAtgtacaaaaggaaaggaattcaGGAGTCGGAGCCTGAAGTTACCTCATTTTTCCCTGAGCCGGATGACG TGGAAAGCTTGCTGATCACCCCCTACCTGCCCGTCGTCGCCTTCGGCCGCCCCTTACCCAAACTAACCCCACA GAATTTCGAGCTGCCCTGGCTGGACGAGCGCAGCCGCTGCCGGCTGGAGGTGCAGAAGAAGCAGACCCCGCACCGGACCTGCAGGAAGTAG